One Desulfobacterales bacterium genomic window, GGCTTCAAAGCGGGTCAGACAAATCCGGGAAGGATCGGAATATTTGGTAAGTTCTCCCAAAAATGAAGATATTGTTGTTGCCCTGCGGGAAATAGCAGCAGGAAAGGTTACATTGCTGCAAGAGTAGTTTTGTACGGCTGATTTCCAGATGGCTTCTTTGCCACAAAAAAGCGATACATATAAGGTGCTGAACAGGGCTGTTGGAAAAGCGCTGCATCATTATCATATGATTTCCGACGGCGACCGGATTGCGGTGGGTATTTCCGGGGGGAAAGACAGTCTATCGCTTATGAGGATATTAAGGGATCGCCAGTCCTATGTGCCGGTTAAATATGAACTGTTTGGGATCTATGTCGATCCCGGGTTCCCGGGAAGTTTAGGCGCATCTCTCGAAAAATACTGTGGTGAAAAAAAAGACTATCTGCAGGTGGAATATACGGATTGCGGCATTATGGGTCATAGCCCCCAAAACCGTGAAAATCCTTGCTTCCTTTGTTCAAAGCTTCGCCGGAAACGACTGTTTGATATTTCGGCCGAACTTGGCTGCAATAAGCTGGCACTGGGCCATAACAAAGATGATATCATCGAAACGTTGTTTTTAAATATTTTCTATGCCGGCGAAATCAGCACCATGGTTCCTTCCCAACCTTTTTTCAATGGCGCGTTACGGGTCATCCGACCGCTGGCGTTTGTCGATGAAGAGACGATCCGTCGATTTGCAGCTGAGTATAAATTTCCGGAATTTATCAATCCATGTCCCACCGCAAAAATTTCTAAACGGCAGGAAATCAAGACATTTTTAAATTCGCTTTACAGGAAAAATAAAAAAATAAAAGGAAATATATTCAGGTCCATGAGCCGGGTTAAAAACGACTACCTTTTGAAATAGAAATGTAACTTTAAATCAGCACACATCAGGATCTGTTGAAACAAACCATGAAGGATATCCAAAACCAGCGGGATTATCGCAATATCCCCATCGACAAGGTCGGTATAAAAAATCTCCGCTACCCCATTACGGTGTTAGATCGCCGCAACGGTTACCAGCATACCGTCGCATCCATAAACATGTACGTCGATCTGCCGCATAAATACAAGGGGACCCATATGAGTCGCTTTGTGGAGTTGTTGCATTTGTTTCGACCGGAAGTCTCATTAAAAAGAATTTCGGTTGTTCTTGAAAAAATGAAACAGCATTTAAATGCCGCATCTGCGGTGATAGAAGTTGCCTTCCCTTATTTTATTGAAAAAAAAGCACCAGTCAGTGGCTCTCCCGGTCTTTTGGATTACACCTGCAGAATTGTCGGATCAAGTGACCCGGAAGGGAAGGTCGACCTGGTTTCGGAAGTGATCGTACCGATTTCATCGGTTTGCCCCTGCTCAAAAGAGATCAGCGAGATCGGCGCCCATAACCAGAGGGGAGAGGTTCGGCTCAGCACGCGTTTTAAAAAGTTCATATGGATGGAAGACATGATCGAACTTGTGGAGGCCTGCGCCTCTTGCGAAGTCTACTCGGTTCTAAAACGGGTCGATGAAAAGTGCGTGACCGAGAGGGGATTTTTAAACCCAAAATTTGTCGAAGACATCGTCAGGGATATCGCCAAAAAATTAAAGGAAGACAGCAATATTACCTGGTTTTCTGTGAGCGCGGAGAATTTTGAATCGATTCATAATCACAGTGCCTATGCCCACATTACCAGCGAGTAAATGCCGACTTCTAGAAGCGGTACCTGCCGGAAAGACCCAACCCGCCAGAATCCTGTGTAAAAATTGAAGCGGGCCTCGGGTTCAGTCAAAATTCAGTGCTGATTTTCAGTTGTTCAGGGATTTAACAAAGCGACGAACCTGTTTCATAACAGTCTGGATCGATGTCCCGGGGGTATTTATCATAATGACAAATTGATAGCGTTCGCCTTTCTCGTTTAGCAGATAACCCGCCCGGGTCTTTATTCCGGTTAAATTGCCGGTTTTGTAAAACTCTCTATCCTGCTGCCGCAGCAGTTCATGATAGGGTCTAAATTCATTCAGAATTTTTATCATATTTCTGGCGGATATCCTATTTTCTCTTGAAATCCCCGAGCCCTCGATTAATGACAGGTCATGTATGCCCAGGTTCCGGTCGGCATATGCCAAGGCCGCCTGGATGCCTTTATCCAAAGTTCCGGGGGGGCCATAGTGCTTGGCGCCGGCCGCCAGCAGGAGCTGGTTGGCGATAAAGTTGTTTGAAAATTCCAAAAGTTTGGTGATAATCTGCCGCAAAGAAAAAGGCGACACATATGTCAGCAGCAACCTGTCCTGCTGTTTTTGGACGCGACCGATCTTTACACCGCCGCTT contains:
- the rpoZ gene encoding DNA-directed RNA polymerase subunit omega; this encodes MARITVEDCIKKVPNRFLLVNLASKRVRQIREGSEYLVSSPKNEDIVVALREIAAGKVTLLQE
- a CDS encoding ATP-binding protein, whose protein sequence is MASLPQKSDTYKVLNRAVGKALHHYHMISDGDRIAVGISGGKDSLSLMRILRDRQSYVPVKYELFGIYVDPGFPGSLGASLEKYCGEKKDYLQVEYTDCGIMGHSPQNRENPCFLCSKLRRKRLFDISAELGCNKLALGHNKDDIIETLFLNIFYAGEISTMVPSQPFFNGALRVIRPLAFVDEETIRRFAAEYKFPEFINPCPTAKISKRQEIKTFLNSLYRKNKKIKGNIFRSMSRVKNDYLLK
- the folE2 gene encoding GTP cyclohydrolase FolE2, giving the protein MKDIQNQRDYRNIPIDKVGIKNLRYPITVLDRRNGYQHTVASINMYVDLPHKYKGTHMSRFVELLHLFRPEVSLKRISVVLEKMKQHLNAASAVIEVAFPYFIEKKAPVSGSPGLLDYTCRIVGSSDPEGKVDLVSEVIVPISSVCPCSKEISEIGAHNQRGEVRLSTRFKKFIWMEDMIELVEACASCEVYSVLKRVDEKCVTERGFLNPKFVEDIVRDIAKKLKEDSNITWFSVSAENFESIHNHSAYAHITSE